The Leishmania panamensis strain MHOM/PA/94/PSC-1 chromosome 32 sequence genome window below encodes:
- a CDS encoding ATP-dependent RNA helicase, putative (TriTrypDB/GeneDB-style sysID: LpmP.32.2360) — MGIKGRRKKLRQREELARQQQEQGGHAQEYGSEDDDGLAGRVFEMGECPFHSPVDAMGRLRMKKSDFFRMQDMEVLEQMQEEHQSRRKPAQSGAVVAGGGSASRKRCRGAAVDSVEGVAEEIEQRCLRRQYTDEDLFENPKSAIAGNRLVTLSTTAEAPDDSSSAQAHKRRGASLKTEELDNPKEEQVDLMEQRRNAAHGALYRHPLIGLDSVVVDALQRNGFYRMTRIQERSIPYALEGYDILGQARTGSGKTLAFCVPLLHLAKDIVRKYPNATVGLLLAPTKELCVQTHAVLSTLCEHIAAVPATAGGAQFYVQLITGGTNVSEERRRLASGMASIVVGTPGRIHDHVLHCKGWHLSRLRLLVLDEADRMLADGFQRDLDAVISRISKGRQTFLFSATNSKSVRELARLSLSRLPLFISTAGDAPSVVEMGDSETAGAGASMAPYRVYNDPADDGGEVVDEKYKCKDDVDYDRCSDECAGEADAIPSTLRQFGHIVPSHDRLRALYTFVKQVARRAKVMIFCSTVASAVFHCQMMGSVGFHDDVMMLHGQMKHRQRVQAFQVFTEWKAGVLFCTDVAARGLDIPHVTWILQYDPPLDPTEYIHRIGRTARAGTVGNSLLFLTPEEAPFLCYLAQYGIHMAKYPLPLKLPRIQEKLEHVLQLDEVVAKSAVTAFRAHVGAYQSHILKETFDVHRLDLEALSKAFALTAVPHVTLPRNTEEEKRKEYIKGRLKSLNRRRLDALRYYEANKTRPQWENGFFVGVSRPSMS; from the coding sequence ATGGGCATCAAAGGCCGTCGAAAAAAGCTTCGACAGCGCGAGGAGCTCGcgcggcaacagcaagagcagGGAGGGCATGCCCAGGAGTACGGCagtgaggacgacgacggccTTGCCGGCAGGGTGTTTGAGATGGGCGAGTGCCCCTTTCACTCCCCTGTGGATGCAATGGGACGCCTGAGAATGAAGAAGAGTGACTTTTTCCGGATGCAAGATATGGAAGTGCTGGAGCagatgcaggaggagcaccaGAGCCGCCGGAAGCCGGCGCAGTccggggcggtggtggccggtggcggcagtgcaaGCCGAAAGCgttgccgcggtgctgcagttgACTCTGTGGAGGGCGTCGCGGAAGAAAttgagcagcgctgcctcagGCGCCAGTACACGGACGAAGATCTGTTCGAGAACCCAAAGAGTGCTATAGCTGGTAATCGTCTGGTGACGCTCTCCACAACAGCGGAAGCACCAGACGACAGCAGCTCAGCTCAGGCACATAAGCGAAGAGGCGCATCTCTGAAGACTGAAGAACTCGATAACccgaaggaggagcaggtggatCTTATGGAGCAACGGCGTAATGCTGCTCACGGGGCTCTCTACCGCCATCCACTGATCGGCCTCGACTCTGTTGTTGTCGATGCCCTGCAACGAAATGGTTTCTATCGCATGACCCGCATCCAGGAGCGCAGCATCCCGTATGCGCTGGAGGGCTACGACATTCTCGGTCAGGCGCGTACCGGCTCTGGCAAAACTCTCGCCTTCTGTGTACCGCTTCTCCATCTAGCCAAGGACATAGTCAGAAAATACCCGAATGCCACTGtagggctgctgctggccccCACAAAGGAACTGTGTGTGCAGACGCACGCGGTTCTCTCGACACTGTGTGAGCACATTGCAGCCGTGCCAGCCACCGCCGGTGGGGCGCAGTTTTACGTGCAGCTCATTACGGGCGGCACGAATGTCAGTGAGGAGCGCCGGCGTCTTGCCTCGGGGATGGCGTCCATCGTCGTTGGCACGCCTGGCCGAATTCATGATCATGTTCTTCACTGCAAGGGGTGGCACTTGTCGCGGTTGCGCCTTCTCGTGCTCGATGAGGCGGACCGCATGTTGGCCGACGGCTTCCAGCGTGATCTCGACGCCGTCATCAGCCGAATCTCGAAGGGGCGGCAGACATTTCTGTTCTCGGCCACCAATTCCAAGTCGGTGCGGGAGCTTGCTCGcctgtccctctctcgtctccctcttttcatTAGCACCGCTGGCGATGCCCCCTCTGTAGTGGAGATGGGCGACAGTGAAACAGCAGGGGCGGGCGCGAGCATGGCGCCCTACCGCGTGTATAACGACCCCGCTGATGACGGCGGAGAAGTGGTGGATGAGAAATACAAGTGCAAGGACGATGTCGATTACGatcgctgcagcgacgaaTGCGCCGGAGAGGCGGACGCGATCCCATCGACGCTGCGCCAATTCGGTCACATTGTGCCTTCACACGACCGACTGCGTGCACTCTACACCTTTGTGAAGCAGGTCGCTCGCCGTGCTAAGGTAATGATCTTTTGCTCCACAGTCGCGAGTGCCGTCTTTCACTGCCAGATGATGGGCTCCGTCGGGTTCCATGACGATGTCATGATGCTGCACGGCCAGATGAAGCACCGACAGCGGGTGCAGGCGTTTCAGGTGTTCACCGAGTGGAAGGCAGGAGTGCTGTTTTGCACCGATGTCGCAGCGCGTGGTCTGGACATCCCGCATGTGACGTGGATCCTCCAGTACGACCCGCCTCTTGATCCGACGGAGTACATCCACCGCATCGGTCGCACGGCGCGCGCCGGCACTGTTGGTAattcgcttctctttctcactcCGGAAGAGGCGCCATTTTTGTGCTACCTCGCCCAATACGGCATTCACATGGCGAAGTATCCTCTGCCACTGAAGCTGCCGCGCATCCAAGAAAAGTTGGagcacgtgctgcagctggacgAAGTGGTAGCCAAAAGCGCTGTAACGGCGTTCCGCGCACACGTTGGTGCCTATCAAAGCCACATCCTTAAGGAAACCTTTGATGTGCATCGGCTGGACCTCGAGGCGCTGTCCAAAGCATTCGCGCTAACGGCGGTGCCGCACGTGACGCTGCCTCGcaacacagaggaggagaagcggaaggAGTACATCAAAGGTCGGCTCAAGTCGCTGAACCGGCGCCGCCTCGACGCACTCCGCTATTACGAGGCCAACAAGACTCGCCCGCAATGGGAAAACGGTTTTTTTGTTGGCGTCTCACGTCCCTCGATGAGCTGA
- a CDS encoding methionyl-tRNA formyltransferase, putative (TriTrypDB/GeneDB-style sysID: LpmP.32.2370), producing the protein MPALARSAVTFARAADALQTVYRCGGAHLTFFRTRRVSLAAVRGEKLRTYTTIPLSHSNVSPQTSSNAQYDNVGVNSRLTDKVKAATPVLSSSAPFTATATSDPVMAFRVKKLRVRETFWPAPQPACVRVPRLLVFGGDLVSVTALEALHTRMRCIVASALRCSKTNTSNSDAAGAHCPPPTAASSLQGHSTEAGATEGDEFMEEVDAFVRDHITVVCPTLPLGMRPEMVAKKFARQYPVARYCVEHGLPIIPVDDPKSLSRSALLKEMLDSSKRMAASATNSHTHHFHRNAPLLNHQPSHAPSSSVQCCRTGAGSPPLKGLPKGSRFSSSAFSATPHTWVAQGRPLADYDLTVVVSFRYFLPKSLLLALPPVINMHPSLLPRYRGASPIFSSLLRNEAFGGVSIIQMKPGQTAMDSGNVLWQCEVPIPLDMDIRLYFPLVTQIGAAGLCDLIFGKAPPVWRPSLPTADASVPASPLASERSSASTFHCSSRCQPHTHQGGVDYRLANAVSVNSATTPSWFTLRQRCLAPLVHRSDGHIAAPTSVMSRNAHLPMNVLFNVAELPFLSSLPASTKNYHVERIHHVLRSLGGMTQSNCTGSSEEAPSTDDPEASHPRVCQPWMTLGRAPTPFTAKAVQDARERLRALHLPNLKSPSGAAAQKWQKSSTGMAVTRCKGAPASKQKISLAVAAELGINATIECAEIFPASVLSPHCDWPDSFIYSWKLAQVQTYPTYAHFSEDPYHAPLLPKDAAVVRFSSMNAAEAFGVWRAFVGGDYFQPSVSAMLDKSSTPVRNQLVRRALRRLLLQRAKTHATMRGAGQHRSKCTGARDEKALAAALTLTSDDNEVPVGIVAGKHVDLDILNPAGVQLLTEAESTLRTPCTFTQVINPVLAPACVCEELAEVEQSGHLPPRFSICTQQHPERRWRVRFYRAPPAIFRSLLCRSANDSATQKTTRWRRCEPRLAMGECGMAATDGAMPSLRQQECEVDGEGKVPASITTSTRAASLAGAEKGQRQLGHRHPSAGDVAMAAQAEELGEHEEAPEDYVPEVIHAAPPSQHPLHIPPGTGYFPQSDESYGAIKCKEGWFLWKEAHMKCGNKAQPAVLIRKGLAMKTGVLYVGLFSEYL; encoded by the coding sequence ATGCCTGCGCTCGCTCGCAGTGCCGTGACCTTTGCccgtgctgctgatgctctTCAAACGGTTTACaggtgtggtggtgcccACCTGACGTTCTTTCGAACGCGGCGCGTTTCACTGGCGGCGGTTCGTGGCGAAAAGCTACGCACTTACACTACAATTCCCCTGTCTCACTCCAACGTGTCTCCACAGACGTCATCGAATGCACAATACGATAATGTCGGCGTAAACTCGCGTTTGACCGACAAGGTGAAAGCCGCCACTCCcgtcctctcttcctctgcaccCTTtacagccaccgccacgtcTGATCCCGTGATGGCTTTCAGGGTGAAGAAGCTTCGCGTCCGCGAAACATTTTGGCCGGCCCCACAGCCAGCCTGCGTCCGAGTGCCGCGCCTGTTGGTGTTCGGCGGTGATTTAGTCTCAGTCACCGCACTTGAGGCTCTTCACACACGTATGCGCTGCATCGTGGCGAGTGCACTGCGCTGCTCGAAGACAAacaccagcaacagcgacgccgctggTGCGCATTGTCCACCTCCAACTGCGGCATCATCGTTGCAGGGACATAGCACGGAGGCAGGCGCGACAGAGGGCGATGAGTtcatggaggaggtggacgcATTCGTACGCGATCACATCACTGTGGTGTGTCCGACACTTCCGCTCGGCATGAGGCCAGAGATGGTCGCCAAAAAGTTCGCGCGCCAGTATCCAGTCGCACGCTACTGCGTCGAGCACGGATTACCTATTATTCCAGTGGATGATCCCAAGTCCCTGTCGCGGAGCGCCTTGCTGAAGGAGATGCTGGACAGCAGTAAACGCATGGCAGCCAGTGCGACAAATTCACATACCCATCATTTCCACAGGAATGCCCCCCTGTTGAACCACCAGCCTTCACATGCGCCGTCGTCATctgtgcagtgctgcagaaCTGGTGCAGGTTCGCCGCCCTTAAAGGGTCTGCCTAAGGGTAGCCGCTTTTCCTCATCTGCGTTCTCTGCGACTCCACACACGTGGGTCGCGCAGGGGCGTCCACTGGCGGACTACGACCTCACCGTTGTCGTCTCCTTTCGCTACTTCCTGCCGAAGAGTCTTCTgcttgcgctgccgccggtgatCAACATGCACCCCTCGCTGCTCCCTCGCTACCGCGGCGCCAGCCCCATTTTTAGTTCGCTGCTCCGGAACGAGGCGTTTGGCGGCGTGAGTATCATTCAAATGAAACCGGGGCAGACAGCAATGGACTCAGGAAACGTCCTCTGGCAGTGCGAGGTGCCCATCCCCCTCGACATGGACATTCGCTTGTACTTCCCGCTGGTCACCCAGATCGGTGCGGCTGGCTTATGTGACCTTATTTTTGGCAAAGCCCCACCAGTGTGGCGGCCATCGCTGCCGACTGCCGATGCTTCTGTGCCTGCATCCCCCTTGGCTTCAGAGCGGTCATCCGCATCCACGTttcactgcagcagccggtGCCAGCCACATACTCACCAGGGCGGCGTCGACTATCGTTTAGCGAACGCTGTATCTGTCAACAGCGCCACAACACCGTCGTGGTTCACGCTGCGTCAGCGTTGTCTGGCACCGCTTGTGCACCGCTCCGACGGCCACATTGCTGCACCGACTTCAGTTATGTCGCGCAACGCGCACTTGCCGATGAATGTGCTCTTCAACGTCGCGGAGCTGCCGTTCCTGTCGTCCTTGCCAGCCTCGACGAAGAACTACCACGTGGAGCGTATCCACCACGTGCTGCGTTCATTGGGTGGCATGACTCAGAGTAACTGCACAGGCAGCTCTGAAGAGGCGCCCAGCACAGATGACCCAGAGGCGAGTCACCCCCGCGTCTGCCAACCCTGGATGACTCTGGGTcgtgcccccacccccttcaccGCCAAAGCTGTGCAGGACGCCCGCGAAAGGCTTCGTGCGCTGCACTTGCCGAATCTAAAGAGTCCTTctggtgccgcagcgcaaaAATggcagaagagcagcaccggcatGGCAGTGACAAGGTGCAAGGGCGCACCGGCCAGCAAACAGAAGATTTCCCTcgctgtggcagcggagctggGCATCAACGCCACCATAGAATGCGCGGAGATCTTCCCAGCGTCGGTGCTGAGCCCGCACTGCGACTGGCCTGACAGCTTTATCTACAGCTGGAAGCTCGCGCAGGTGCAGACGTATCCCACCTATGCACACTTCTCTGAGGACCCCTATCACGCACCATTGTTGCCGAAGGATGCGGCGGTCGTGCGCTTCAGTAGTATGAATGCGGCTGAAGCGTTTGGTGTGTGGCGAGCCTTCGTCGGGGGGGACTATTTCCAGCCCTCGGTAAGTGCCATGCTcgacaagagcagcaccCCGGTGCGTAACCAGCTGGTGCGTCGCGCGTTGCGGCGGCTTCTGCTCCAGCGTGCCAAGACCCATGCAACAATGCGAGGAGCagggcagcaccgcagcaagTGTACGGGAGCAAGAGACGAAAAGGCATTGGCTGCCGCGCTAACCTTGACTAGCGATGACAATGAGGTGCCCGTCGGCATCGTGGCAGGCAAACATGTTGACTTGGATATTTTGAACCCTGCAGGCGTTCAGCTGCTCACAGAAGCGGAGAGCACACTGCGCACACCCTGCACCTTCACACAGGTGATAAACCCAGTGCTGGCGccagcgtgcgtgtgcgaagAATTGGCCGAGGTAGAGCAAAGCGGACATCTGCCACCCAGATTTTCCATATGCACCCAGCAGCACCCAGAGCGACGATGGCGAGTTCGCTTTTACCGAGCTCCGCCAGCGATTTTTCGCTCACTGCTCTGCAGGAGCGCAAATGACAGCGCTACACAGAAGACGACTCGATGGAGGAGATGTGAGCCTCGCCTTGCGATGGGCGAGTGCGGTATGGCAGCCACGGACGGTGCCATGCCGTCCTTGCGGCAGCAAGAGTGCGAAGTAGATGGCGAAGGCAAAGTCCCTGCCTCAATCACGACCTCAACCCGCGCCGCTTCTTTAGCTGGAGCTGAGaaggggcagcggcagctgggTCATCGTCATCCGAGTGCCGGTGATGTGGCTATGGCAGCGCAAGCCGAAGAGTTGGGAGAGCATGAGGAGGCCCCGGAGGACTACGTGCCTGAGGTCATCcatgccgcaccgccgtcgcagcaccCCCTTCATATCCCTCCCGGCACTGGCTACTTCCCTCAGTCTGACGAGAGCTACGGCGCCATAAAGTGCAAGGAAGGGTGGTTCCTGTGGAAAGAGGCTCACATGAAGTGTGGCAACAAGGCGCAGCCAGCCGTCCTCATCCGGAAAGGTCTCGCCATGAAGACGGGTGTGCTCTACGTTGGGCTCTTCTCCGAGTACTTGTAG
- a CDS encoding hypothetical protein (TriTrypDB/GeneDB-style sysID: LpmP.32.2350.B~disrupted due to non-sequenced internal amino acid repeat): MSTSSLASPTTEKAQKLKEAQLKIGMALKNAQYALTTHAHRGLTTALHENASALTALSTYLSLSGSPVKAAAIAGQMAKILKSVGTYVSAKERNSGTSQHTEVSRLSSSFNTPPSSSVVLDDLGLLPETPHESAGLVAELQRVVRELTRERDAMADEKRALEAALEESRQHSTVTPHTAFEAHSPDTADKDPDVVIRQLHAEVKGLKHEVREEHMKAAALQDQLHEAEEQIEDQQDQVQALKMQLRLSQEEKLSQDAAFAKKEEEIKALQEAFLQNSRNTAAPSSAAAAAATRSPHGYVDKDDFDALKLQNQLLQQALREQTTQMRPTDPHAVLSQQTLEEIEADHHQQLEAMKLTIQEQYNRENQLLDKQRSMQDTIDDLKRQLQLSSNRQWVQQEREKHLNEMDSAERHMEHLQETVERHKQHIPLQQTKLQHYAENERSTSDVIKNLEQHHDTQIAKLNQQIIELRDELNKACRREQELHDQVQASNTETQATIAATTEQYNHHQQHISSLTHSMA, from the coding sequence ATGTCAACATCTTCCCTGGCTTCTCCCACCACAGAGAAGGCGCAGAAGTtgaaggaggcgcagctgaagaTTGGGATGGCGCTGAAAAATGCACAGTACGCGCTGACAACGCATGCCCACCGCGGCCTCACAACTGCACTTCACGAGAACGCGAGTGCACTGACGGCTCTCAGCAcgtacctctctctctctggcagCCCAGTAAAGGCAGCTGCAATTGCAGGGCAGATGGCCAAGATTCTAAAGTCTGTCGGCACGTATGTCTctgcgaaagagaggaacaGCGGTACTTCGCAGCATACCGAAGTGTCGCGCCTCAGCAGCTCATTTAACACGCccccgagcagcagcgtcgtgcTGGATGACCTAGGCCTCCTGCCAGAGACTCCACACGAGTCTGCTGGACtcgtggcagagctgcagcgagtAGTAAGGGAGTTGACACGAGAGCGAGACGCGATGGCAGACGAGAAGCGTGCGCTCGAGGCAGCCTTGGAGGAATCTCGCCAGCACTCCACCGTCACGCCACATACAGCATTTGAGGCGCACTCACCGGATACAGCTGACAAAGACCCTGACGTGGTTATTCGACAACTACACGCGGAAGTGAAAGGCTTGAAGCACGAGGTGCGCGAAGAGCACATgaaggctgctgcgctgcaggatCAGCTGCACGAAGCAGAGGAGCAAATCGAAGATCAACAAGACCAGGTGCAGGCACTTAAGATGCAGCTAAGACTGTCGCAGGAAGAAAAGCTGTCGCAAGATGCCGCCTTCGccaagaaggaggaggagattaAGGCTCTTCAAGAAGCCTTCTTGCAAAATTCACGCAACACAGCGGCCCCAtcatcagcggcggcagcagcagctactcGATCCCCTCATGGTTATGTAGATAAGGATGACTTTGACGCCTTAAAACTGCAGAATCAGCTACTTCAGCAAGCGCTGCGCGAGCAAACAACACAGATGCGACCTACTGATCCTCACGCTGTACTGAGCCAGCAAACACTAGAGGAAATTGAAGCTGATCATCATCAACAACTAGAGGCGATGAAGCTCACCATTCAAGAACAGTACAATCGCGAAAACCAACTTCTCGACAAACAGCGCTCGATGCAAGACACCATTGACGACCTCAAACGACAGCTTCAGCTCAGCAGTAACCGGCAGTGGGTGCAGCAAGAGCGCGAGAAGCATCTCAACGAGATGGACTCTGCAGAAAGACACATGGAACACCTCCAGGAGACGGTGGAGAGACACAAACAGCACATCCCCTTACAACAAACAAAGCTCCAACACTACGCTGAAAACGAGCGTAGCACCTCTGACGTGATCAAGAACCTCGAACAACACCACGACACCCAGATAGCCAAGCTTAACCAGCAGATCATCGAACTACGTGACGAGCTCAACAAAGCTTGTCGCAGAGAACAAGAACTTCACGACCAAGTGCAAGCAAGCAATACTGAAACACAAGCAACCATCGCCGCTACAACAGAGCAGTACAaccaccatcagcagcacatcagcaGCCTCACACATAGCATGGCA